A genomic window from Methanobacterium sp. BRmetb2 includes:
- a CDS encoding aminoacetone oxidase family FAD-binding enzyme — protein MKIYDIAVIGTGPAGCMAAIRGAQLGKKVILLEKNNKIGRKLLVAGHGRCNFTNTAPLEVFLEMFGKRGSFYRDIFAKFSNYDLIDFFESNDLGYKVEENGRVFPITEKAKSVVDVLEKVLDEYQIKILYNFHLKHLDNQDNIFKLSSIENQVIKAHNVVMATGGASYGVTGSTGDGFTFAKLLGHQITEMKPGEVPLLVREKWIHQLKGVTLKNVGMNIQYGNKMKSLTKGNLLLTHFGVSGPVILDMSHTIVEIMDQYGDLKLNIDFKPEIKEDALGVRLQEDFQKYDKKSLKNYLNYHLPQSTIEPILKTISLDPQKKLNQITKQERFQLQKTLKSLPLTITGHLPLDKAMVTCGGVSKKQIDPQTMESKLVKGLYFAGEIIAGCGLMGGYNLQQAFSTGYVAGDSASKK, from the coding sequence ATGAAAATATACGACATAGCTGTAATCGGAACTGGACCTGCAGGGTGTATGGCTGCCATTAGAGGGGCACAACTTGGTAAAAAAGTAATCCTGCTGGAAAAAAATAATAAAATAGGACGTAAACTTCTTGTAGCTGGTCATGGTCGATGTAATTTTACCAATACTGCTCCATTAGAAGTTTTCCTGGAAATGTTTGGCAAGAGAGGTTCATTCTACCGGGACATCTTTGCTAAATTTTCAAACTATGATTTAATTGATTTTTTTGAAAGTAATGATCTTGGATATAAAGTGGAAGAAAATGGAAGGGTATTCCCTATTACAGAAAAAGCTAAATCGGTAGTAGATGTTTTAGAAAAAGTTTTAGATGAATATCAAATAAAAATCCTGTATAATTTCCACCTAAAACATCTTGATAATCAGGATAATATTTTCAAACTATCTTCAATAGAAAATCAGGTAATTAAAGCACATAATGTTGTTATGGCTACAGGTGGGGCATCTTACGGAGTAACTGGATCAACAGGTGATGGTTTTACTTTTGCAAAATTGTTAGGACATCAAATAACAGAAATGAAACCTGGAGAAGTTCCACTTTTAGTACGTGAAAAATGGATTCACCAATTAAAAGGTGTTACTCTGAAAAATGTAGGGATGAATATACAATATGGCAATAAAATGAAATCTTTAACAAAGGGAAACCTTCTTTTAACACATTTCGGAGTTTCAGGACCAGTTATCCTGGATATGAGCCACACAATTGTGGAAATTATGGATCAATACGGTGATTTGAAGCTCAACATTGATTTTAAACCAGAAATCAAAGAGGATGCCTTAGGGGTCAGGCTGCAGGAAGATTTCCAGAAGTATGATAAAAAGAGTTTAAAAAATTATTTAAACTATCACCTTCCTCAAAGCACGATTGAACCAATTTTAAAGACCATATCTCTTGATCCTCAAAAAAAGCTGAATCAAATCACTAAACAAGAAAGATTCCAGTTACAGAAGACATTAAAATCCCTTCCATTAACAATAACTGGGCATCTTCCACTAGATAAAGCTATGGTTACGTGTGGTGGTGTATCAAAAAAGCAAATAGACCCTCAAACCATGGAATCGAAGCTTGTTAAAGGATTATATTTTGCTGGAGAGATAATTGCGGGATGTGGTCTTATGGGAGGTTATAACTTGCAACAAGCATTTTCCACAGGTTACGTGGCAGGGGATAGTGCATCAAAGAAGTGA
- a CDS encoding endonuclease IV produces the protein MTENVRFGPAGNPMGFKGKTIEVCDYINELGLNSYEYQATYGVRISKSSAKSLKENSEKNNVLVSMHGPYYINLSSDKDDVIERSVERLVQSAAISEAMGAYRTVFHPGFYTKYSAKDAMKRAKEAITEIQEQLQSKDIHDYNFAPETTGKKSQLGSLDEIIEICQSFENFQPTIDFAHIHARNNGCIKTINDYEKIFKKLEDKLDPKILHCHFTKIEYTDAGEKKHHTLEEDEYGPPLEPLLKLIIECGWDVTIICETPLLEIDAALIKAKYYEILKK, from the coding sequence ATGACAGAAAATGTTAGATTTGGCCCTGCAGGAAACCCAATGGGGTTTAAAGGTAAAACAATAGAAGTTTGTGATTATATTAATGAATTAGGACTTAATTCCTATGAATACCAGGCAACTTATGGAGTCAGAATATCTAAAAGTTCTGCAAAAAGTCTTAAAGAGAACTCTGAAAAAAATAATGTTCTGGTTTCTATGCATGGGCCATACTATATCAATTTAAGTTCAGATAAGGATGATGTGATTGAAAGATCCGTGGAAAGACTGGTACAATCGGCCGCGATTTCAGAGGCAATGGGTGCCTATAGAACTGTATTTCATCCTGGATTTTACACAAAGTATTCAGCGAAAGATGCAATGAAACGTGCCAAAGAAGCTATAACTGAAATTCAGGAACAACTTCAATCAAAAGATATTCATGATTACAATTTTGCACCAGAAACTACCGGTAAAAAATCTCAACTGGGAAGTTTAGATGAGATAATAGAAATATGCCAATCATTTGAAAATTTTCAACCCACAATTGACTTTGCCCATATACACGCCAGAAATAATGGATGTATAAAAACTATTAATGACTACGAAAAAATATTTAAAAAATTAGAAGATAAATTAGATCCTAAAATTTTACACTGTCACTTTACCAAAATTGAATATACAGATGCTGGTGAAAAAAAACACCACACCCTTGAAGAGGATGAATACGGCCCTCCTTTAGAACCCTTACTAAAACTGATAATTGAATGTGGATGGGATGTCACTATCATCTGTGAAACACCTTTACTTGAAATTGACGCTGCCCTTATCAAGGCGAAGTATTATGAAATTCTAAAAAAATAA
- a CDS encoding AAA family ATPase has translation MKFNNIMQNNHLSDKKTITKINEPKKEAKLVVLQPIGYPFICNLVETPKIEVFDKDLFELYAKDQWAGQTIVEGSFLFDQKLLPDYAFKVIKAHPNNSEITENTSILLIEDFEVKEFKKIQSKIKMDDVVGQEQAKIKCKIIMKYLQEPDKFKDWAPRNVLFYGTPGTGKTMLAKSLSNELSVPLYLIKATSLIGEHVGDGARQIHDLFEAAAKTAPSVIFIDEIDAVGLDRKYQSLRGDVSEVVNALLTEMDGIDQNYGVVTIGATNNPDLLDFAIRSRFEEEIEFRLPDKNERRAMINFYVQSMPLEVDVDIERLVNHTKGMSGRDIKDRLLKTSLHKAISDDKNRVTWEHFEYALKLNQKEKNEPKGMFV, from the coding sequence ATTAAATTTAATAATATCATGCAGAATAATCACTTATCAGATAAAAAAACAATAACAAAAATTAATGAACCTAAAAAAGAAGCTAAATTAGTTGTACTGCAACCTATTGGTTACCCTTTTATCTGTAACCTGGTTGAGACCCCTAAAATTGAAGTTTTTGACAAAGATCTTTTTGAATTATATGCAAAAGACCAGTGGGCTGGTCAAACCATTGTTGAAGGTTCTTTCCTATTTGATCAAAAATTATTACCGGATTATGCTTTTAAAGTTATAAAAGCTCATCCTAATAATTCTGAAATAACTGAAAACACATCAATACTTTTGATTGAGGATTTTGAAGTTAAAGAATTTAAAAAAATTCAAAGCAAAATTAAAATGGACGATGTGGTAGGTCAGGAACAGGCAAAGATTAAATGTAAAATTATAATGAAATACTTGCAGGAACCAGATAAATTTAAGGACTGGGCTCCCAGAAATGTCTTATTTTACGGAACTCCTGGAACCGGGAAAACTATGCTGGCCAAATCACTTTCCAATGAACTCAGCGTTCCACTCTATTTAATTAAAGCAACCAGCCTTATAGGTGAGCATGTAGGAGATGGGGCCAGACAAATTCATGACTTGTTTGAAGCAGCTGCTAAAACTGCACCTTCAGTGATATTTATTGATGAGATTGATGCAGTTGGTCTGGATAGGAAATACCAGTCATTAAGGGGAGATGTATCTGAAGTTGTTAACGCCCTTTTAACTGAAATGGATGGTATAGACCAGAATTATGGTGTGGTAACTATAGGGGCCACTAATAATCCAGATTTACTTGATTTTGCTATAAGAAGCAGATTTGAAGAGGAAATTGAATTCCGATTACCTGATAAAAATGAAAGACGTGCCATGATCAATTTTTATGTGCAGTCCATGCCCCTTGAAGTGGATGTTGATATAGAAAGACTGGTAAATCACACCAAAGGAATGTCAGGAAGAGATATCAAGGATCGTTTACTGAAAACTTCCCTGCATAAAGCAATATCTGATGATAAAAATAGGGTGACTTGGGAACATTTTGAGTATGCATTAAAACTAAATCAAAAAGAGAAAAATGAACCAAAGGGAATGTTTGTATAA
- a CDS encoding glutamyl-tRNA reductase, with product MILNIRIDHKTANISTIENLSSQMDKLIEEIDNKCGVTELIQIKTCNRAETYLVLENNDIKGIDFNNFIVESNEDALKHLLKLSSGLESMIIGEDQILGQIKDSKNKSLKKGFSGKILNTVFTKAVHVGQVVRKKTRINKGSISIGSAAVELAESIHGDLKCKKVLVVGAGNMGTLVARALVEKNLKAIVVANRTYDRAVELARELEGYAIHFDRLEEAMSDADVVISATGAPHTVVSYDQVKNAVSSEKLSNMVMVDIANPRDIDENVSDLGVKLFNIDDLRGIADKNKKMREFEAKQAEKIIEQELELLNNSLKHIEIEPLISCIRREVEQIRSYETEKALRMLGNLNGKEEIVDDLTHAVVNKVFHRILMNIRNAAENEEKEVIESSYKIFDMKK from the coding sequence CTGATTCTCAATATAAGAATTGATCATAAAACAGCAAATATCAGTACCATAGAAAATTTATCTTCGCAGATGGATAAATTAATTGAAGAAATAGATAATAAATGCGGTGTAACTGAGCTAATCCAGATAAAAACATGTAATAGGGCAGAAACTTATCTAGTTTTAGAAAATAATGATATTAAAGGTATTGATTTTAATAATTTTATAGTAGAAAGTAATGAAGATGCACTAAAACACCTGTTAAAGTTAAGTAGCGGCTTAGAATCTATGATAATAGGTGAAGATCAAATTTTAGGGCAAATTAAAGATTCTAAAAATAAATCACTTAAAAAAGGATTTTCCGGTAAAATTTTGAATACGGTATTCACTAAGGCAGTTCATGTAGGTCAAGTTGTAAGGAAAAAAACTAGAATTAACAAGGGATCTATTTCTATAGGATCTGCTGCTGTGGAATTAGCAGAATCTATTCATGGAGACCTTAAATGTAAAAAAGTGTTGGTTGTAGGGGCTGGGAACATGGGCACACTAGTTGCCAGGGCATTAGTAGAAAAAAACCTTAAAGCAATAGTTGTTGCCAACAGAACCTATGATCGGGCAGTTGAACTTGCCAGGGAACTGGAAGGTTATGCTATACATTTTGATCGATTGGAAGAAGCCATGAGTGATGCTGATGTGGTAATTAGTGCTACTGGAGCACCTCACACTGTTGTATCTTATGATCAAGTAAAAAATGCTGTTTCTTCAGAAAAACTTTCTAATATGGTCATGGTGGATATTGCCAACCCACGTGATATTGATGAGAATGTATCTGATCTGGGAGTTAAATTATTTAATATAGACGATTTAAGGGGAATAGCAGATAAAAATAAGAAAATGCGCGAATTTGAGGCTAAACAAGCTGAAAAGATCATAGAACAAGAATTAGAACTTCTTAATAATTCTCTTAAACACATCGAAATTGAACCACTCATATCATGTATTAGGAGAGAAGTTGAGCAGATAAGAAGTTATGAAACAGAAAAAGCTCTCCGCATGTTGGGAAATTTAAATGGTAAAGAAGAAATAGTCGACGATCTTACCCATGCTGTTGTAAATAAGGTCTTCCATAGGATCCTCATGAATATTCGCAATGCTGCGGAAAATGAAGAAAAAGAAGTTATAGAATCTTCCTATAAGATTTTCGACATGAAAAAATAG
- a CDS encoding siroheme synthase, which yields MGWTPLFLQMDNKNVLIVGSGEVGRRRAKRFINAGANVTIIGKTDDNDLKKLGASIKSVAEIDKWIDWSDLVVVATSNPDLNEYISTVTDNKLINRADDPESGNIIVPSSFFIGDVQICIFTKGKSPLMAKQLRKKIQKVISNHEILQMELQDFTRKIIKNQVNDQKKRKEYLYQILDDKNVNDLLNDGKIEDAKLYVANYLEKKFKTVEK from the coding sequence ATGGGTTGGACTCCTCTCTTCCTACAAATGGACAATAAAAATGTTCTAATTGTTGGCTCTGGTGAAGTGGGCAGGAGAAGAGCAAAAAGATTTATTAATGCTGGTGCGAATGTAACTATAATTGGAAAAACAGATGATAATGATTTAAAAAAACTGGGAGCTTCCATCAAATCTGTGGCTGAAATAGATAAGTGGATTGACTGGTCAGATCTGGTGGTGGTGGCCACATCTAATCCGGATTTAAATGAGTATATTTCAACTGTAACTGATAATAAACTAATAAATCGTGCTGATGATCCTGAATCAGGAAATATAATAGTTCCATCATCTTTTTTTATAGGGGATGTTCAGATATGCATATTTACTAAAGGCAAAAGTCCCCTTATGGCCAAACAGTTAAGAAAAAAGATACAAAAAGTAATAAGTAATCATGAAATACTGCAGATGGAACTTCAAGATTTTACTAGAAAAATCATAAAAAATCAAGTTAATGATCAAAAAAAGCGCAAAGAGTATCTTTACCAAATTTTAGATGATAAAAATGTAAATGATTTACTCAACGACGGCAAAATAGAAGATGCAAAGTTATATGTCGCAAATTACTTAGAAAAAAAGTTTAAAACTGTAGAAAAATGA
- a CDS encoding methanogenesis marker 9 domain-containing protein, with translation MVWDDSPSHVCRGGDKRAITFCCPPVKPCPILYALEEAGLTPQDYIEKKEEFGKKTRLGYGEGTCFGSLVWCCKPSKPCPLRDMVMRKIEMSTDEYMELKKQLSEELVGETKLFDEKNVKALSDAFDVSETEAGHVLQECGNDLRTAMKLLRMKQME, from the coding sequence ATGGTATGGGATGACTCGCCATCACACGTATGTCGCGGAGGAGATAAAAGAGCAATTACATTTTGTTGTCCACCAGTAAAGCCATGCCCTATATTATATGCACTTGAAGAAGCAGGGCTTACACCTCAAGATTATATTGAAAAAAAAGAGGAATTTGGAAAAAAAACTAGGCTGGGTTATGGTGAGGGAACATGTTTTGGATCATTAGTCTGGTGCTGTAAACCTTCAAAGCCATGTCCTTTGAGGGATATGGTTATGAGAAAAATTGAAATGTCCACAGATGAATATATGGAACTTAAAAAACAGTTATCTGAGGAATTGGTTGGAGAAACTAAACTATTTGATGAAAAAAATGTCAAAGCACTTTCTGATGCCTTTGACGTTTCTGAAACAGAGGCAGGTCATGTTCTTCAAGAATGCGGTAATGATCTTAGAACCGCTATGAAACTTTTGAGAATGAAACAAATGGAGTAG
- the atwA gene encoding methyl coenzyme M reductase system, component A2 produces MSFIKLENVTKTFGNVDVLKDLNMTIDEGSVLGILGRSGSGKSVLINMLRGMKDYKPDKGKIIYRIAFCPECVKVEPPSMAGGKCSCGCEYQDLSVDFWNCDRILFAAIKRRISIMLQRTFALYEDDTVIDNVLKSIEGLDDEESTYKALELLEMAQMTHRITHIARDLSGGEKQRVVLARQLAKDPIIFLADEPTGTLDPKTAELIHEALIEGVKDQGKTMLITSHWPEVMRKLSDYVIWLEKGEIIQEGTPEEVVQSFLDQVPLPEKGEVFKSGGPIIKMENVKKHYYSIERGVVKAVDGIDLVVDESEIFGIVGLSGAGKTTLSRILYGLTDPSSGKILVELGENWIDMTEKGPFGRGRVKPYLGILHQEYSLYPHRNVLGNLTEAISLELPAEFAKMKAVYVLKAVGFDENYAESILYKYPDELSGGERHRVALAQVLIKEPNIIILDEPTGTMDPITRVQVTDSIRKARDELNQTFLIISHDMDFVLDVCDRAALMRGGKILKIGDPESIVEDLTPTEKKKMLTED; encoded by the coding sequence ATGTCATTTATAAAATTAGAAAATGTCACTAAAACTTTTGGCAACGTAGATGTTTTAAAAGATTTAAACATGACAATAGACGAAGGTAGTGTATTAGGAATACTTGGTCGAAGTGGTTCTGGAAAATCAGTTTTAATAAACATGCTAAGAGGAATGAAGGATTACAAACCAGATAAAGGTAAAATTATTTATCGTATTGCCTTTTGTCCAGAATGTGTTAAAGTTGAACCTCCTTCAATGGCAGGAGGAAAATGTTCTTGTGGCTGTGAATATCAAGATTTAAGTGTTGATTTTTGGAATTGTGATCGAATATTGTTCGCAGCAATCAAAAGAAGAATATCTATAATGTTACAGCGGACTTTTGCACTTTATGAAGATGATACAGTTATAGATAACGTTCTTAAATCTATAGAAGGTTTGGATGACGAAGAAAGCACATACAAGGCATTAGAACTTTTAGAAATGGCTCAAATGACCCATAGGATAACACATATTGCACGTGATTTAAGTGGTGGTGAAAAACAGAGGGTAGTTTTAGCCAGACAGTTAGCAAAGGACCCAATAATATTTTTAGCAGATGAACCTACAGGTACCCTTGATCCAAAAACAGCAGAACTAATACATGAAGCTTTGATTGAGGGGGTTAAAGATCAGGGTAAAACCATGTTAATCACTTCTCACTGGCCTGAGGTTATGAGAAAACTTTCAGATTATGTTATATGGTTAGAAAAAGGTGAAATTATCCAGGAAGGTACTCCAGAAGAAGTTGTACAGAGTTTCTTAGATCAAGTACCACTACCAGAAAAGGGAGAGGTATTTAAAAGTGGAGGTCCCATAATAAAGATGGAAAATGTGAAAAAACATTACTACTCCATTGAAAGGGGCGTCGTAAAAGCAGTGGATGGAATAGACCTTGTTGTGGATGAATCAGAGATTTTTGGAATTGTAGGTTTAAGTGGAGCTGGAAAAACCACACTTTCCCGGATTTTATATGGACTAACTGATCCAAGCAGTGGAAAAATACTTGTTGAATTAGGGGAAAACTGGATCGATATGACAGAGAAGGGTCCATTTGGAAGAGGCAGAGTAAAACCTTATTTAGGAATTCTTCACCAGGAGTATAGTCTTTATCCTCATAGAAACGTATTAGGAAATCTCACCGAAGCAATCAGCCTAGAACTTCCCGCAGAATTTGCAAAAATGAAAGCTGTATATGTTCTTAAAGCCGTTGGTTTTGATGAAAACTATGCAGAAAGCATATTATATAAATATCCCGACGAATTAAGTGGTGGAGAACGTCACCGGGTGGCATTAGCCCAAGTTCTAATTAAGGAACCTAATATCATAATTTTAGATGAGCCAACTGGTACCATGGATCCTATTACCAGGGTACAGGTTACGGATTCAATAAGGAAAGCGAGGGACGAGCTCAACCAGACTTTCCTCATAATTTCACACGACATGGATTTTGTATTAGATGTTTGTGATCGTGCAGCCCTTATGAGAGGTGGAAAGATTCTCAAAATTGGTGATCCAGAATCTATAGTGGAAGACTTAACACCTACTGAAAAGAAAAAAATGCTTACGGAGGACTAA
- a CDS encoding GTP cyclohydrolase IIa (catalyzes the formation of 2-amino-5-formylamino-6-ribofuranosylamino-4(3H)-pyrimidinone ribonucleotide monophosphate from GTP): protein MIQMTLIQIDNYGPWTVTPTPRTEADLQILQAQLYADLQRQFAAKQGLVFFTRFDNMLAVTNNVDVEDHLRIQRSIGNRYPITVSMGVGAAETPYEAQRNATTSLQGYGGAQSEERSEILAIDDMVNKEDSFVQIAHIDINGITDSLTDIIPAYDTSFIVNRVQHFLMKKLIEKGSLLFFIGGDNFMSPCNGLTPEGLVKIIEEIKEETNIALKAGVGKAPTAEKAANLADLALEEIRGGFTYDLVHVMKE from the coding sequence ATGATACAAATGACTTTAATACAGATTGATAACTATGGACCATGGACAGTAACTCCTACTCCACGAACAGAGGCAGATCTTCAGATTTTGCAGGCACAACTTTATGCTGACCTTCAAAGACAATTTGCAGCAAAACAAGGGCTTGTTTTTTTCACCCGTTTTGACAATATGTTAGCAGTTACCAATAATGTGGATGTGGAAGATCATTTGAGAATTCAAAGATCAATTGGAAATAGATACCCTATAACAGTAAGTATGGGTGTGGGTGCTGCTGAAACCCCTTATGAAGCTCAGCGAAATGCTACAACTTCTCTTCAGGGATACGGTGGTGCACAATCTGAGGAAAGAAGTGAAATTCTTGCTATTGATGATATGGTCAATAAAGAAGATAGTTTTGTACAGATTGCACATATTGATATAAACGGCATTACTGATTCTCTGACGGATATTATACCTGCTTATGATACTTCATTTATAGTTAACAGGGTTCAACACTTTTTGATGAAAAAGTTAATTGAAAAAGGATCTTTACTGTTTTTCATTGGTGGAGATAATTTTATGTCTCCCTGTAATGGTCTTACTCCTGAAGGTTTAGTAAAAATAATTGAGGAAATTAAGGAAGAAACTAATATAGCTCTTAAAGCAGGGGTGGGAAAAGCACCTACAGCTGAAAAAGCAGCTAATTTAGCTGATTTGGCTCTTGAAGAAATACGTGGTGGTTTCACCTATGATCTGGTTCATGTGATGAAGGAATAA
- a CDS encoding 2-phospho-L-lactate transferase — protein MITILSGGTGTPKLLQGIKKIIDPQQMNVIVNTVENTYVSNLYVAADIDTVLYTLAGIINEETWYGINEDTFITHEMLKKVGCPELLRIGDKDRAIKIQKTLFLEKYSLSQAVDIQRKNLGIKSKIIPMSNEQPYINIITDQGNMEFHEFLVEREGKPHVLDVEFNKVVPSEGLIAAIENSEMIILGPSNPVTSIGPIISMDGVVKALKNVYVVAVSPIIGGKPVSGPAAKFMEALGFEVSCVGVANMYAHFLDKFIIDVVDSHSKKKIEKLISKVMVTNTNMKTIDDKVMLARTILGEII, from the coding sequence ATGATAACTATATTATCTGGGGGTACTGGTACCCCTAAACTACTCCAGGGAATTAAAAAGATAATTGATCCCCAGCAAATGAACGTTATAGTAAACACGGTTGAAAATACCTATGTTTCCAATTTATATGTTGCTGCTGACATAGACACAGTTCTTTATACTTTAGCCGGTATTATTAATGAAGAAACATGGTATGGTATTAATGAGGATACTTTCATAACCCATGAAATGCTTAAAAAAGTTGGGTGTCCTGAACTTTTGAGAATTGGTGATAAGGATCGGGCCATAAAAATTCAAAAAACTTTGTTTTTGGAAAAATATTCTTTATCTCAAGCAGTGGATATTCAAAGGAAAAATTTAGGTATTAAATCTAAAATTATTCCAATGAGTAATGAACAACCATATATAAATATTATAACTGACCAAGGAAATATGGAATTTCATGAATTTTTGGTTGAACGTGAAGGGAAACCTCATGTTTTGGATGTTGAGTTCAATAAAGTTGTTCCATCTGAAGGTTTAATAGCTGCAATTGAAAATTCGGAAATGATCATTTTAGGTCCTTCAAATCCAGTTACTTCAATAGGACCTATAATTTCAATGGATGGAGTTGTAAAAGCTTTAAAAAATGTATATGTTGTTGCAGTATCGCCCATTATTGGTGGAAAACCAGTAAGTGGTCCTGCGGCCAAATTCATGGAGGCTTTGGGTTTTGAAGTTTCATGTGTTGGTGTTGCAAATATGTATGCCCACTTTTTGGACAAGTTTATAATAGATGTGGTAGATAGCCACTCTAAGAAAAAAATAGAAAAACTAATATCCAAGGTTATGGTAACAAACACAAACATGAAGACCATTGATGATAAGGTGATGTTAGCAAGAACAATTTTGGGTGAAATTATATGA
- a CDS encoding coenzyme F420-0:L-glutamate ligase: MEVRIIGLQGIPLVQENDNVASFILNSLEVSSLDLEDGDVFVIAETIIAKAEGTKIHLSSLKPSLKALKIAKKTGKEPELVESILQESNEILKVGPNFIISETKHGFVCANAGIDESNVELGKATPIPLNPDKSAEIIRKDILKATGKQVAVIISDTQGRPFREGAVGVAIGISGMEPLWDRQGETDLYGRKLQTTNVAVADELAAAASIVMGQADEGIPVVLIKGLNYTKKLISNFATAKSLIRPKKYDIFR; encoded by the coding sequence ATGGAAGTTAGAATAATAGGCCTCCAAGGTATTCCACTTGTCCAAGAGAATGATAATGTTGCCTCATTCATTTTGAACTCTTTGGAGGTATCTTCATTAGATCTGGAAGATGGGGATGTTTTTGTAATTGCAGAAACAATTATTGCCAAGGCTGAAGGGACAAAAATTCATCTTTCTTCTTTAAAACCAAGTTTAAAAGCATTAAAGATAGCTAAAAAGACAGGTAAAGAACCTGAATTGGTAGAATCCATACTTCAAGAATCTAATGAAATATTGAAGGTAGGACCGAATTTTATAATCTCTGAAACTAAACATGGCTTCGTATGTGCCAATGCAGGCATTGATGAGTCCAATGTAGAGCTAGGTAAAGCAACCCCCATTCCCCTAAATCCAGACAAAAGTGCTGAAATAATTAGAAAAGATATTTTAAAAGCTACAGGTAAGCAGGTAGCGGTAATTATATCAGATACTCAGGGCCGACCATTTAGGGAAGGTGCTGTAGGTGTTGCAATAGGAATTTCAGGTATGGAACCACTATGGGATCGGCAAGGTGAAACTGATCTTTATGGAAGAAAACTTCAAACTACCAATGTGGCTGTTGCCGATGAATTAGCAGCAGCAGCGTCCATAGTAATGGGTCAGGCTGATGAAGGCATTCCTGTAGTATTAATAAAAGGTTTAAATTACACTAAAAAACTGATAAGCAATTTTGCAACTGCTAAATCCTTGATAAGACCAAAAAAATATGATATATTTAGATAA
- a CDS encoding IMP cyclohydrolase, giving the protein MYLGRILAVGSNKSGNLVAYRVSSRSYPNRETKAFENRVAVVPKEGHEKDVFENPYIAYNCIKIVDDVAIVSNGSHTDVIADKIAEGMNIRDAIGLSLLIMDYEKDDYNTPRIAGASSINGESYIGIVTHENLIVEKVKPGKTSYIGVYEHIKPREVDFVAESAQEAAQFIMNKGKFEEFTNPVTAAAAFGVKDWNMSYI; this is encoded by the coding sequence ATGTATCTTGGGAGAATATTAGCTGTTGGAAGTAATAAATCAGGTAATTTAGTTGCATACAGAGTTTCAAGCAGGTCATATCCCAATAGGGAAACCAAGGCTTTTGAGAATAGAGTTGCAGTTGTTCCAAAAGAAGGACATGAAAAGGATGTTTTTGAAAATCCATATATAGCCTATAATTGCATCAAAATAGTAGATGATGTGGCTATTGTTTCTAACGGCTCACATACTGATGTTATTGCAGATAAAATCGCCGAGGGAATGAATATTAGAGATGCTATTGGCTTGTCCTTGCTGATAATGGATTATGAAAAAGATGATTATAATACTCCCAGAATTGCGGGTGCTTCTTCAATTAACGGTGAATCATATATTGGAATTGTTACCCATGAAAACCTGATAGTTGAAAAGGTTAAACCTGGTAAAACTTCTTACATTGGAGTTTATGAACACATAAAACCTCGGGAAGTTGACTTTGTAGCAGAAAGTGCACAAGAAGCGGCTCAATTTATAATGAATAAAGGAAAATTTGAAGAATTCACAAATCCAGTTACTGCTGCAGCTGCATTTGGTGTTAAAGATTGGAATATGTCTTATATCTAA
- a CDS encoding biopolymer transporter ExbD, whose protein sequence is MTMDIGKFRNKVKGSNPKFNLVPFIDVLFTILIFLMVTSSFQAASTSDSSSGKPELTESSGPMEYYLIPVAGLKEVIVNGEDMSRYIRNNAIAVNTRVIDEGEIIIRPKTGTIIITTPPGMSPDKAVALPDQ, encoded by the coding sequence ATGACCATGGATATTGGAAAGTTCAGAAATAAAGTAAAAGGCAGTAACCCTAAATTCAATTTGGTTCCATTCATTGACGTACTTTTCACTATTTTAATCTTTTTGATGGTTACCAGTAGTTTTCAGGCAGCATCCACTTCTGATTCTTCCAGTGGAAAACCAGAATTAACTGAAAGCAGCGGCCCAATGGAATATTACTTAATACCCGTGGCCGGACTTAAAGAAGTCATTGTAAATGGAGAAGACATGTCCCGTTACATTCGAAATAATGCTATTGCAGTAAATACAAGGGTAATAGACGAGGGAGAGATAATTATAAGGCCAAAAACAGGTACTATTATTATTACCACTCCGCCAGGGATGTCACCAGATAAGGCCGTAGCACTTCCTGATCAATGA